One window of the Zea mays cultivar B73 chromosome 3, Zm-B73-REFERENCE-NAM-5.0, whole genome shotgun sequence genome contains the following:
- the LOC103652266 gene encoding F-box protein At3g54460 isoform X4, whose translation MAAAGERRKLCGYLRAVVSIPGGDVAAAASILPLSPCTLSACGAVALAPLPDDVRAQPRWPRSRAPGVVRLLRTLVANRCVEVEGTLLRVVTRRRPGEGEGDGAAVEARAVVLLDVYIPVAAWSGWQFPRSRSAAAAVFKHVRCNWDARKALLDFDWASHDNTHCDDQSVWRCTDCHVLDCEDHKIASISNKEKSFDLHEIFKTLPGVRMEKNMQVARITPDERALELGIWSVPDDVLHKVLILLKPRDLVRVAATCHHLRTLAATVMPCMKLKLFPHQEAAVEWMLKREQNVHVLAHPLYKDFCTEDGFPFYINVISAEISTGDAPTINDFCGGLFCDEPGLGKTVTTLSLILKTHGTMAYPPQGVDVSWCMHKPDKKCGYYELSPSFSSNRNSSSVSKKLLGEDVIADCPSPDDSVCSTRSSRKRGRLLSPDPTKVMLHAAIENSPSSSNSKVQPMPAMHILKFTKNSRQVRKNPMDAYSDVSVGNKRKIDTTSEVSETWVQCDACRKWRRVSDGTVLDSTTVWFCTMNPDPTRQKCTAPEESWDFKRKITYLPGFYKKNSLPGNEENVSFFTNILKDYVTMINSETKKALLWLAKLSPTKLLEMEFVGLTRPVLDTRATTGKGAHPYYKIFQAFGLVRKIEKGMTRWYYPSMLDDLAFDSAALGAALENPLDSTRFYLSTATLIVVPANLIDHWTTQIQRHVSSDTLNVFVWGDHKKPSAHNLAWDYDIVITTFSRLSAEWGPQKRSPLKQIHWFRVILDEGHTLGSSLALTNKLQMAVALVASNRWILTGTPTPNTPTSQVAHLHLMLKFLHDETYGQNYQSWDSGIHRPFEAQMEEGRVRLVQLLQRTMISARKADLKTIPPCIKKITFLDFNEGHAKSYNELVVTIRRNILMADWNDPSHVESLLNPKQWKFRAATLKNVRLSCCVAGHIKVAEAGQDIQETMDELVQQGLDPSSDEYQLIRYSLLNGASCFRCSVWCRLPVITPCRHLLCLDCVALDSEKCTLPGCGYHYEMQSPETRARPENPNPKWPVPKDLIELQPSYKQDDWDPDWQSTSSSKVAYMIEKLRSLREAHMNHGNNITNSVGHSNTLSYQPQAMLDKVIIFSQFLEHIHVIEQQLTIAGIIYSGMYSPMPLASKLSYFIPQSPSSQRPT comes from the exons ATGGCCGCCGCGGGGGAGCGCCGCAAGCTTTGTGGCTACCTACGCGCCGTGGTGTCCATCCCCGGCGGGGACGTCGCGGCGGCGGCGTCTATCCTTCCGCTGTCCCCGTGCACGCTCTCCGCGTGCGGGGCCGTGGCCCTTGCGCCGCTCCCCGACGACGTGCGGGCCCAGCCGCGGTGGCCCAGGTCGCGCGCCCCCGGCGTCGTGCGCCTGCTCAGGACGCTCGTGGCGAACCGCTGCGTGGAGGTGGAGGGTACGCTTCTCCGGGTCGTGACCAGGAGGAGGCCTGGGGAAGGGGAAGGGGACGGCGCCGCGGTGGAGGCCAGGGCCGTCGTGCTGCTCGACGTCTACATACCCGTCGCCGCGTGGTCCGGTTGGCAGTTCCCGCGCTCGCgctctgctgccgccgccgtcttcAAGCATGTTAG GTGCAACTGGGATGCTAGGAAAGCGTTGCTTGATTTTGATTGGGCTTCTCATGACAATACACACTGTGATGACCAATCCGTTTGGAGATGCACTGATTGTCACGTGCTTGATTGCGAGGACCATAAGATAGCATCGATATCAAATAAAGAAAAGTCATTTGACCTGCACGAAATCTTCAAGACACTCCCTGGTGTTAGGATGGAGAAGAACATGCAGGTAGCAAGAATAACACCAGACGAAAGAGCACTGGAACTGGGTATTTGGTCCGTCCCTGATGATGTATTGCATAAAGTACTAATTCTACTCAAACCCAGAGATTTGGTAAGAGTGGCAGCAACTTGTCATCATCTAAGGACTCTTGCTGCCACTGTTATGCCTTGCATGAAGCTTAAGCTCTTCCCCCATCAAGAGGCTGCTGTTGAATGGATGTTGAAGCGAGAGCAGAACGTGCATGTCCTAGCACATCCTTTGTACAAGGATTTCTGCACTGAGGATGGTTTCCCATTCTACATAAATGTTATCTCTGCTGAAATATCTACCGGTGATGCTCCAACAATAAATGATTTCTGTGGAGGTCTGTTTTGTGATGAACCTGGCCTAGGGAAGACAGTAACCACACTATCTCTGATTCTGAAAACCCACGGAACAATGGCGTACCCTCCACAAGGGGTAGATGTGAGTTGGTGCATGCATAAGCCTGATAAAAAATGCGGTTACTATGAATTAAGTCCCAGCTTTTCTTCTAATAGAAACAGCTCGTCTGTGTCAAAAAAGCTTTTGGGAGAGGATGTGATAGCAGATTGTCCAAGTCCAGATGATTCTGTCTGCAGTACCAGATCTTCAAGAAAGAGAGGTAGGTTACTGAGCCCTGATCCAACCAAGGTAATGTTGCATGCTGCGATTGAGAATTCCCCATCATCATCAAACAGCAAAGTGCAACCAATGCCAGCTATGCATATACTGAAGTTCACTAAAAACTCGAGACAAGTTAGGAAAAACCCCATGGATGCATACAGCGACGTTTCAGTTGGCAATAAAAGGAAGATTGACACCACCTCTGAGGTAAGTGAGACCTGGGTTCAGTGTGATGCTTGTAGAAAGTGGCGAAGGGTATCTGATGGAACAGTTCTTGATTCTACCACAGTGTGGTTTTGCACTATGAACCCTGATCCTACACGACAGAAATGCACTGCCCCAGAGGAATCCTGGGATTTTAAGAGAAAGATAACCTATTTGCCAGGATTTTACAAGAAAAATTCTTTGCCTGGAAATGAGGAAAACGTATCATTTTTCACAAACATATTGAAAGATTATGTTACTATGATCAATTCAGAAACCAAGAAGGCTTTGTTATGGTTAGCAAAACTTTCTCCTACAAAACTTCTTGAGATGGAGTTTGTTGGTTTGACTCGCCCAGTTCTAGATACACGTGCAACTACAGGCAAGGGTGCCCATCCATATTACAAGATATTCCAAGCATTTGGCCTTgtgagaaagattgagaaaggtaTGACTCGCTGGTACTATCCCTCTATGCTTGATGATTTAGCTTTTGATTCAGCTGCACTTGGAGCTGCTCTTGAAAACCCACTGGATTCAACTAGATTTTATTTATCTACAGCCACCTTGATAGTGGTGCCTGCTAACCTAATTGATCACTGGACAACACAGATACAACGCCATGTGTCCTCGGATACCCTTAATGTCTTTGTGTGGGGAGACCACAAGAAGCCATCTGCTCACAACCTTGCTTGGGACTATGACATTGTCATAACCACATTCAGCAGGCTAAGTGCAGAATGGGGTCCACAGAAGAGAAGTCCACTAAAGCAGATCCATTGGTTCAGGGTTATACTGGATGAAGGGCATACACTAGGTTCCAGCCTTGCCCTGACAAACAAGTTACAGATGGCTGTCGCTTTGGTTGCATCAAATAGGTGGATATTAACTGGTACACCTACACCAAACACACCAACTAGTCAGGTTGCTCATCTTCACCTCATGCTTAAGTTTCTTCATGATGAAACTTATGGTCAGAATTACCAGTCATGGGACTCTGGGATCCATAGGCCTTTTGAGGCGCAAATGGAAGAGGGGCGTGTTCGTCTTGTGCAGCTGCTTCAGAGAACAATGATCAGTGCAAGAAAAGCGGATCTGAAAACTATTCCTCCTTGCATAAAGAAGATAACCTTCCTAGACTTCAATGAGGGGCATGCAAAAAGTTACAATGAACTGGTGGTTACTATACGCCGAAATATACTGATGGCGGATTGGAATGACCCTTCTCATGTAGAATCCCTTCTTAACCCCAAGCAGTGGAAATTTCGTGCTGCTACTTTGAAGAATGTCCGTTTGTCTTGCTGTGTTGCCGGGCATATCAAAGTAGCTGAGGCAGGTCAGGATATACAGGAAACAATGGATGAATTGGTGCAACAGGGCCTTGATCCTTCTTCAGATGAATATCAGTTGATAAGATATTCTCTTTTAAACGGTGCCAGTTGTTTCAG GTGTAGCGTTTGGTGTCGCTTGCCTGTGATCACACCCTGTCGACATCTTTTGTGCCTTGACTGTGTAGCTCTTGATAGTGAAAAATGCACATTACCAGGTTGTGGATATCATTATGAGATGCAGTCTCCTGAGACTCGTGCAAGGCCAGAAAATCCAAACCCAAAGTGGCCAGTGCCTAAGGATCTAATTGAATTGCAACCTTCATATAAGCAG gatgattgggatCCCGATTGGCAATCAACATCTAGCAGCAAAGTTGCTTACATGATTGAGAAGCTAAGAAGTCTGCGAGAAGCACACATGAATCATGGGAATAACATAACCAACAGTGTTGGTCATTCTAATACACTATCTTATCAACCACAGGCAATGCTGGACAAAGTTATAATTTTTTCTCAGTTTCTAGAGCATATTCACGTGATTGAACAGCAG CTGACTATTGCTGGAATAATATATTCGGGAATGTATAGTCCAATGCCTCTAGCTAGTAAG CTGAGCTATTTTAttccccagagcccttcgagccaACGGCCGACCTAG
- the LOC103652266 gene encoding F-box protein At3g54460 isoform X5 yields MAAAGERRKLCGYLRAVVSIPGGDVAAAASILPLSPCTLSACGAVALAPLPDDVRAQPRWPRSRAPGVVRLLRTLVANRCVEVEGTLLRVVTRRRPGEGEGDGAAVEARAVVLLDVYIPVAAWSGWQFPRSRSAAAAVFKHVRCNWDARKALLDFDWASHDNTHCDDQSVWRCTDCHVLDCEDHKIASISNKEKSFDLHEIFKTLPGVRMEKNMQVARITPDERALELGIWSVPDDVLHKVLILLKPRDLVRVAATCHHLRTLAATVMPCMKLKLFPHQEAAVEWMLKREQNVHVLAHPLYKDFCTEDGFPFYINVISAEISTGDAPTINDFCGGLFCDEPGLGKTVTTLSLILKTHGTMAYPPQGVDVSWCMHKPDKKCGYYELSPSFSSNRNSSSVSKKLLGEDVIADCPSPDDSVCSTRSSRKRGRLLSPDPTKVMLHAAIENSPSSSNSKVQPMPAMHILKFTKNSRQVRKNPMDAYSDVSVGNKRKIDTTSEVSETWVQCDACRKWRRVSDGTVLDSTTVWFCTMNPDPTRQKCTAPEESWDFKRKITYLPGFYKKNSLPGNEENVSFFTNILKDYVTMINSETKKALLWLAKLSPTKLLEMEFVGLTRPVLDTRATTGKGAHPYYKIFQAFGLVRKIEKGMTRWYYPSMLDDLAFDSAALGAALENPLDSTRFYLSTATLIVVPANLIDHWTTQIQRHVSSDTLNVFVWGDHKKPSAHNLAWDYDIVITTFSRLSAEWGPQKRSPLKQIHWFRVILDEGHTLGSSLALTNKLQMAVALVASNRWILTGTPTPNTPTSQVAHLHLMLKFLHDETYGQNYQSWDSGIHRPFEAQMEEGRVRLVQLLQRTMISARKADLKTIPPCIKKITFLDFNEGHAKSYNELVVTIRRNILMADWNDPSHVESLLNPKQWKFRAATLKNVRLSCCVAGHIKVAEAGQDIQETMDELVQQGLDPSSDEYQLIRYSLLNGASCFRCSVWCRLPVITPCRHLLCLDCVALDSEKCTLPGCGYHYEMQSPETRARPENPNPKWPVPKDLIELQPSYKQDDWDPDWQSTSSSKVAYMIEKLRSLREAHMNHGNNITNSVGHSNTLSYQPQAMLDKVIIFSQFLEHIHVIEQQLTIAGIIYSGMYSPMPLASKSPSSQRPT; encoded by the exons ATGGCCGCCGCGGGGGAGCGCCGCAAGCTTTGTGGCTACCTACGCGCCGTGGTGTCCATCCCCGGCGGGGACGTCGCGGCGGCGGCGTCTATCCTTCCGCTGTCCCCGTGCACGCTCTCCGCGTGCGGGGCCGTGGCCCTTGCGCCGCTCCCCGACGACGTGCGGGCCCAGCCGCGGTGGCCCAGGTCGCGCGCCCCCGGCGTCGTGCGCCTGCTCAGGACGCTCGTGGCGAACCGCTGCGTGGAGGTGGAGGGTACGCTTCTCCGGGTCGTGACCAGGAGGAGGCCTGGGGAAGGGGAAGGGGACGGCGCCGCGGTGGAGGCCAGGGCCGTCGTGCTGCTCGACGTCTACATACCCGTCGCCGCGTGGTCCGGTTGGCAGTTCCCGCGCTCGCgctctgctgccgccgccgtcttcAAGCATGTTAG GTGCAACTGGGATGCTAGGAAAGCGTTGCTTGATTTTGATTGGGCTTCTCATGACAATACACACTGTGATGACCAATCCGTTTGGAGATGCACTGATTGTCACGTGCTTGATTGCGAGGACCATAAGATAGCATCGATATCAAATAAAGAAAAGTCATTTGACCTGCACGAAATCTTCAAGACACTCCCTGGTGTTAGGATGGAGAAGAACATGCAGGTAGCAAGAATAACACCAGACGAAAGAGCACTGGAACTGGGTATTTGGTCCGTCCCTGATGATGTATTGCATAAAGTACTAATTCTACTCAAACCCAGAGATTTGGTAAGAGTGGCAGCAACTTGTCATCATCTAAGGACTCTTGCTGCCACTGTTATGCCTTGCATGAAGCTTAAGCTCTTCCCCCATCAAGAGGCTGCTGTTGAATGGATGTTGAAGCGAGAGCAGAACGTGCATGTCCTAGCACATCCTTTGTACAAGGATTTCTGCACTGAGGATGGTTTCCCATTCTACATAAATGTTATCTCTGCTGAAATATCTACCGGTGATGCTCCAACAATAAATGATTTCTGTGGAGGTCTGTTTTGTGATGAACCTGGCCTAGGGAAGACAGTAACCACACTATCTCTGATTCTGAAAACCCACGGAACAATGGCGTACCCTCCACAAGGGGTAGATGTGAGTTGGTGCATGCATAAGCCTGATAAAAAATGCGGTTACTATGAATTAAGTCCCAGCTTTTCTTCTAATAGAAACAGCTCGTCTGTGTCAAAAAAGCTTTTGGGAGAGGATGTGATAGCAGATTGTCCAAGTCCAGATGATTCTGTCTGCAGTACCAGATCTTCAAGAAAGAGAGGTAGGTTACTGAGCCCTGATCCAACCAAGGTAATGTTGCATGCTGCGATTGAGAATTCCCCATCATCATCAAACAGCAAAGTGCAACCAATGCCAGCTATGCATATACTGAAGTTCACTAAAAACTCGAGACAAGTTAGGAAAAACCCCATGGATGCATACAGCGACGTTTCAGTTGGCAATAAAAGGAAGATTGACACCACCTCTGAGGTAAGTGAGACCTGGGTTCAGTGTGATGCTTGTAGAAAGTGGCGAAGGGTATCTGATGGAACAGTTCTTGATTCTACCACAGTGTGGTTTTGCACTATGAACCCTGATCCTACACGACAGAAATGCACTGCCCCAGAGGAATCCTGGGATTTTAAGAGAAAGATAACCTATTTGCCAGGATTTTACAAGAAAAATTCTTTGCCTGGAAATGAGGAAAACGTATCATTTTTCACAAACATATTGAAAGATTATGTTACTATGATCAATTCAGAAACCAAGAAGGCTTTGTTATGGTTAGCAAAACTTTCTCCTACAAAACTTCTTGAGATGGAGTTTGTTGGTTTGACTCGCCCAGTTCTAGATACACGTGCAACTACAGGCAAGGGTGCCCATCCATATTACAAGATATTCCAAGCATTTGGCCTTgtgagaaagattgagaaaggtaTGACTCGCTGGTACTATCCCTCTATGCTTGATGATTTAGCTTTTGATTCAGCTGCACTTGGAGCTGCTCTTGAAAACCCACTGGATTCAACTAGATTTTATTTATCTACAGCCACCTTGATAGTGGTGCCTGCTAACCTAATTGATCACTGGACAACACAGATACAACGCCATGTGTCCTCGGATACCCTTAATGTCTTTGTGTGGGGAGACCACAAGAAGCCATCTGCTCACAACCTTGCTTGGGACTATGACATTGTCATAACCACATTCAGCAGGCTAAGTGCAGAATGGGGTCCACAGAAGAGAAGTCCACTAAAGCAGATCCATTGGTTCAGGGTTATACTGGATGAAGGGCATACACTAGGTTCCAGCCTTGCCCTGACAAACAAGTTACAGATGGCTGTCGCTTTGGTTGCATCAAATAGGTGGATATTAACTGGTACACCTACACCAAACACACCAACTAGTCAGGTTGCTCATCTTCACCTCATGCTTAAGTTTCTTCATGATGAAACTTATGGTCAGAATTACCAGTCATGGGACTCTGGGATCCATAGGCCTTTTGAGGCGCAAATGGAAGAGGGGCGTGTTCGTCTTGTGCAGCTGCTTCAGAGAACAATGATCAGTGCAAGAAAAGCGGATCTGAAAACTATTCCTCCTTGCATAAAGAAGATAACCTTCCTAGACTTCAATGAGGGGCATGCAAAAAGTTACAATGAACTGGTGGTTACTATACGCCGAAATATACTGATGGCGGATTGGAATGACCCTTCTCATGTAGAATCCCTTCTTAACCCCAAGCAGTGGAAATTTCGTGCTGCTACTTTGAAGAATGTCCGTTTGTCTTGCTGTGTTGCCGGGCATATCAAAGTAGCTGAGGCAGGTCAGGATATACAGGAAACAATGGATGAATTGGTGCAACAGGGCCTTGATCCTTCTTCAGATGAATATCAGTTGATAAGATATTCTCTTTTAAACGGTGCCAGTTGTTTCAG GTGTAGCGTTTGGTGTCGCTTGCCTGTGATCACACCCTGTCGACATCTTTTGTGCCTTGACTGTGTAGCTCTTGATAGTGAAAAATGCACATTACCAGGTTGTGGATATCATTATGAGATGCAGTCTCCTGAGACTCGTGCAAGGCCAGAAAATCCAAACCCAAAGTGGCCAGTGCCTAAGGATCTAATTGAATTGCAACCTTCATATAAGCAG gatgattgggatCCCGATTGGCAATCAACATCTAGCAGCAAAGTTGCTTACATGATTGAGAAGCTAAGAAGTCTGCGAGAAGCACACATGAATCATGGGAATAACATAACCAACAGTGTTGGTCATTCTAATACACTATCTTATCAACCACAGGCAATGCTGGACAAAGTTATAATTTTTTCTCAGTTTCTAGAGCATATTCACGTGATTGAACAGCAG CTGACTATTGCTGGAATAATATATTCGGGAATGTATAGTCCAATGCCTCTAGCTAGTAAG agcccttcgagccaACGGCCGACCTAG
- the LOC103652266 gene encoding F-box protein At3g54460 isoform X2, translating into MAAAGERRKLCGYLRAVVSIPGGDVAAAASILPLSPCTLSACGAVALAPLPDDVRAQPRWPRSRAPGVVRLLRTLVANRCVEVEGTLLRVVTRRRPGEGEGDGAAVEARAVVLLDVYIPVAAWSGWQFPRSRSAAAAVFKHVRCNWDARKALLDFDWASHDNTHCDDQSVWRCTDCHVLDCEDHKIASISNKEKSFDLHEIFKTLPGVRMEKNMQVARITPDERALELGIWSVPDDVLHKVLILLKPRDLVRVAATCHHLRTLAATVMPCMKLKLFPHQEAAVEWMLKREQNVHVLAHPLYKDFCTEDGFPFYINVISAEISTGDAPTINDFCGGLFCDEPGLGKTVTTLSLILKTHGTMAYPPQGVDVSWCMHKPDKKCGYYELSPSFSSNRNSSSVSKKLLGEDVIADCPSPDDSVCSTRSSRKRGRLLSPDPTKVMLHAAIENSPSSSNSKVQPMPAMHILKFTKNSRQVRKNPMDAYSDVSVGNKRKIDTTSEVSETWVQCDACRKWRRVSDGTVLDSTTVWFCTMNPDPTRQKCTAPEESWDFKRKITYLPGFYKKNSLPGNEENVSFFTNILKDYVTMINSETKKALLWLAKLSPTKLLEMEFVGLTRPVLDTRATTGKGAHPYYKIFQAFGLVRKIEKGMTRWYYPSMLDDLAFDSAALGAALENPLDSTRFYLSTATLIVVPANLIDHWTTQIQRHVSSDTLNVFVWGDHKKPSAHNLAWDYDIVITTFSRLSAEWGPQKRSPLKQIHWFRVILDEGHTLGSSLALTNKLQMAVALVASNRWILTGTPTPNTPTSQVAHLHLMLKFLHDETYGQNYQSWDSGIHRPFEAQMEEGRVRLVQLLQRTMISARKADLKTIPPCIKKITFLDFNEGHAKSYNELVVTIRRNILMADWNDPSHVESLLNPKQWKFRAATLKNVRLSCCVAGHIKVAEAGQDIQETMDELVQQGLDPSSDEYQLIRYSLLNGASCFRCSVWCRLPVITPCRHLLCLDCVALDSEKCTLPGCGYHYEMQSPETRARPENPNPKWPVPKDLIELQPSYKQDDWDPDWQSTSSSKVAYMIEKLRSLREAHMNHGNNITNSVGHSNTLSYQPQAMLDKVIIFSQFLEHIHVIEQQLTIAGIIYSGMYSPMPLASKVTVLVNEHKCASSSRISYGNANQAWVAQKALPLLRNEPSLAAKALQKRLKDTYNCRVSYDVTWKGMQEALKEMYGNWDDSFIMLYRWKEEILIKSPHSVVEADTQVVDEKVYFHRFFCAL; encoded by the exons ATGGCCGCCGCGGGGGAGCGCCGCAAGCTTTGTGGCTACCTACGCGCCGTGGTGTCCATCCCCGGCGGGGACGTCGCGGCGGCGGCGTCTATCCTTCCGCTGTCCCCGTGCACGCTCTCCGCGTGCGGGGCCGTGGCCCTTGCGCCGCTCCCCGACGACGTGCGGGCCCAGCCGCGGTGGCCCAGGTCGCGCGCCCCCGGCGTCGTGCGCCTGCTCAGGACGCTCGTGGCGAACCGCTGCGTGGAGGTGGAGGGTACGCTTCTCCGGGTCGTGACCAGGAGGAGGCCTGGGGAAGGGGAAGGGGACGGCGCCGCGGTGGAGGCCAGGGCCGTCGTGCTGCTCGACGTCTACATACCCGTCGCCGCGTGGTCCGGTTGGCAGTTCCCGCGCTCGCgctctgctgccgccgccgtcttcAAGCATGTTAG GTGCAACTGGGATGCTAGGAAAGCGTTGCTTGATTTTGATTGGGCTTCTCATGACAATACACACTGTGATGACCAATCCGTTTGGAGATGCACTGATTGTCACGTGCTTGATTGCGAGGACCATAAGATAGCATCGATATCAAATAAAGAAAAGTCATTTGACCTGCACGAAATCTTCAAGACACTCCCTGGTGTTAGGATGGAGAAGAACATGCAGGTAGCAAGAATAACACCAGACGAAAGAGCACTGGAACTGGGTATTTGGTCCGTCCCTGATGATGTATTGCATAAAGTACTAATTCTACTCAAACCCAGAGATTTGGTAAGAGTGGCAGCAACTTGTCATCATCTAAGGACTCTTGCTGCCACTGTTATGCCTTGCATGAAGCTTAAGCTCTTCCCCCATCAAGAGGCTGCTGTTGAATGGATGTTGAAGCGAGAGCAGAACGTGCATGTCCTAGCACATCCTTTGTACAAGGATTTCTGCACTGAGGATGGTTTCCCATTCTACATAAATGTTATCTCTGCTGAAATATCTACCGGTGATGCTCCAACAATAAATGATTTCTGTGGAGGTCTGTTTTGTGATGAACCTGGCCTAGGGAAGACAGTAACCACACTATCTCTGATTCTGAAAACCCACGGAACAATGGCGTACCCTCCACAAGGGGTAGATGTGAGTTGGTGCATGCATAAGCCTGATAAAAAATGCGGTTACTATGAATTAAGTCCCAGCTTTTCTTCTAATAGAAACAGCTCGTCTGTGTCAAAAAAGCTTTTGGGAGAGGATGTGATAGCAGATTGTCCAAGTCCAGATGATTCTGTCTGCAGTACCAGATCTTCAAGAAAGAGAGGTAGGTTACTGAGCCCTGATCCAACCAAGGTAATGTTGCATGCTGCGATTGAGAATTCCCCATCATCATCAAACAGCAAAGTGCAACCAATGCCAGCTATGCATATACTGAAGTTCACTAAAAACTCGAGACAAGTTAGGAAAAACCCCATGGATGCATACAGCGACGTTTCAGTTGGCAATAAAAGGAAGATTGACACCACCTCTGAGGTAAGTGAGACCTGGGTTCAGTGTGATGCTTGTAGAAAGTGGCGAAGGGTATCTGATGGAACAGTTCTTGATTCTACCACAGTGTGGTTTTGCACTATGAACCCTGATCCTACACGACAGAAATGCACTGCCCCAGAGGAATCCTGGGATTTTAAGAGAAAGATAACCTATTTGCCAGGATTTTACAAGAAAAATTCTTTGCCTGGAAATGAGGAAAACGTATCATTTTTCACAAACATATTGAAAGATTATGTTACTATGATCAATTCAGAAACCAAGAAGGCTTTGTTATGGTTAGCAAAACTTTCTCCTACAAAACTTCTTGAGATGGAGTTTGTTGGTTTGACTCGCCCAGTTCTAGATACACGTGCAACTACAGGCAAGGGTGCCCATCCATATTACAAGATATTCCAAGCATTTGGCCTTgtgagaaagattgagaaaggtaTGACTCGCTGGTACTATCCCTCTATGCTTGATGATTTAGCTTTTGATTCAGCTGCACTTGGAGCTGCTCTTGAAAACCCACTGGATTCAACTAGATTTTATTTATCTACAGCCACCTTGATAGTGGTGCCTGCTAACCTAATTGATCACTGGACAACACAGATACAACGCCATGTGTCCTCGGATACCCTTAATGTCTTTGTGTGGGGAGACCACAAGAAGCCATCTGCTCACAACCTTGCTTGGGACTATGACATTGTCATAACCACATTCAGCAGGCTAAGTGCAGAATGGGGTCCACAGAAGAGAAGTCCACTAAAGCAGATCCATTGGTTCAGGGTTATACTGGATGAAGGGCATACACTAGGTTCCAGCCTTGCCCTGACAAACAAGTTACAGATGGCTGTCGCTTTGGTTGCATCAAATAGGTGGATATTAACTGGTACACCTACACCAAACACACCAACTAGTCAGGTTGCTCATCTTCACCTCATGCTTAAGTTTCTTCATGATGAAACTTATGGTCAGAATTACCAGTCATGGGACTCTGGGATCCATAGGCCTTTTGAGGCGCAAATGGAAGAGGGGCGTGTTCGTCTTGTGCAGCTGCTTCAGAGAACAATGATCAGTGCAAGAAAAGCGGATCTGAAAACTATTCCTCCTTGCATAAAGAAGATAACCTTCCTAGACTTCAATGAGGGGCATGCAAAAAGTTACAATGAACTGGTGGTTACTATACGCCGAAATATACTGATGGCGGATTGGAATGACCCTTCTCATGTAGAATCCCTTCTTAACCCCAAGCAGTGGAAATTTCGTGCTGCTACTTTGAAGAATGTCCGTTTGTCTTGCTGTGTTGCCGGGCATATCAAAGTAGCTGAGGCAGGTCAGGATATACAGGAAACAATGGATGAATTGGTGCAACAGGGCCTTGATCCTTCTTCAGATGAATATCAGTTGATAAGATATTCTCTTTTAAACGGTGCCAGTTGTTTCAG GTGTAGCGTTTGGTGTCGCTTGCCTGTGATCACACCCTGTCGACATCTTTTGTGCCTTGACTGTGTAGCTCTTGATAGTGAAAAATGCACATTACCAGGTTGTGGATATCATTATGAGATGCAGTCTCCTGAGACTCGTGCAAGGCCAGAAAATCCAAACCCAAAGTGGCCAGTGCCTAAGGATCTAATTGAATTGCAACCTTCATATAAGCAG gatgattgggatCCCGATTGGCAATCAACATCTAGCAGCAAAGTTGCTTACATGATTGAGAAGCTAAGAAGTCTGCGAGAAGCACACATGAATCATGGGAATAACATAACCAACAGTGTTGGTCATTCTAATACACTATCTTATCAACCACAGGCAATGCTGGACAAAGTTATAATTTTTTCTCAGTTTCTAGAGCATATTCACGTGATTGAACAGCAG CTGACTATTGCTGGAATAATATATTCGGGAATGTATAGTCCAATGCCTCTAGCTAGTAAG GTTACCGTCCTAGTGAATGAGCATAAATGTGCTTCAAGCAGCCGGATAAGTTATGGGAATGCCAATCAAGCATGGGTAGCACAGAAGGCCTTGCCTTTACTAAGAAATGAGCCTTCACTTGCTGCTAAGGCTTTGCAAAAGAGGTTAAAAGACACTTACAACTGTAGGGTCAGTTATGATGTGACATGGAAAGGAATGCAAGAAGCTCTAAAAGAGATGTATGGCAATTGGGATGATAGTTTCATTATGTTGTATAGGTGGAAGGAAGAAATTTTGATAAAATCTCCTCATAGTGTGGTGGAGGCTGACACCCAAGTTGTAGATGAAAAGGTCTACTTCCATAGATTTTTTTGTGCACTATAG